From a region of the Panthera uncia isolate 11264 chromosome B1, Puncia_PCG_1.0, whole genome shotgun sequence genome:
- the NPY5R gene encoding neuropeptide Y receptor type 5, whose product MSFYSKQDCDMDLELQDFYNKTLATENSTGAPRSSDFPVWDDYKSSVDDLQYFLIGLYTFVSLLGFMGNLLILMALMRKRNQKTTVNFLIGNLAFSDILVVLFCSPFTLTSVLLDQWMFGKVMCHIMPFLQCVSVLVSTLILISIAIVRYHMIKHPISNNLTANHGYFLIATVWTLGFAICSPLPVFHSLVELQETFGSTLLSSRYLCVESWPSDSYRIAFTISLLLVQYILPLVCLTISHTSVCRSISCGLSNQESKLEENEMINLTLHPFKKSGPQGKLSSSQKWSYSFIRKHRRRYSKKTACVLPAPARPSQENHSRMLPENFGSVKSQLSSSSKFIPGVPTCFEMKPEENSDVHEMRVNRSIMRIKKRSRSVFYRLTILILVFAVSWMPLHLFHVVTDFNDNLISNRHFKLVYCICHLLGMMSCCLNPILYGFLNNGIKADLISLIQCLHMS is encoded by the coding sequence ATGTCTTTTTATTCCAAGCAGGACTGTGATATGGATTTAGAGCTCCAGGACTTTTATAACAAGACACTTGCCACTGAGAACAGTACTGGGGCCCCTCGGAGCTCTGATTTCCCAGTGTGGGATGACTATAAAAGCAGTGTAGATGACCTGCAGTATTTTCTGATTGGACTTTATACATTTGTAAGTCTTCTTGGTTTCATGGGGAATCTCCTTATTTTAATGGCACTCATGAGAAAGCGTAACCAGAAGACTACAGTAAACTTCCTCATAGGAAATTTGGCCTTCTCTGATATCTTGGTTGTGTTGTTTTGCTCACCTTTCACACTGACCTCCGTCTTGCTGGATCAGTGGATGTTTGGCAAAGTCATGTGTCATATTATGCCTTTTCTTCAGTGTGTTTCAGTTCTGGTCtcaactttaattttaatatcaattGCCATTGTCAGGTATCATATGATAAAACATCCTATATCTAATAATTTAACGGCAAACCATGGCTACTTCTTGATAGCTACTGTCTGGACGCTAGGTTTTGCGATTTGTTCTCCCCTTCCAGTGTTTCACAGTCTGGTGGAACTTCAGGAAACATTTGGCTCAACACTGCTGAGCAGCAGGTATTTATGCGTTGAGTCGTGGCCATCCGATTCATACAGAATTGCTTTTACCATCTCTTTATTGCTAGTTCAGTATATTCTGCCCTTGGTGTGTCTAACCATAAGTCATACCAGTGTCTGCAGGAGTATAAGCTGTGGGTTGTCCAACCAAGAAAGcaaactagaagaaaatgagaTGATCAACTTAACTCTTCATCCATTCAAAAAGAGTGGGCCTCAGGGGAAACTTTCCAGCAGCCAGAAATGGAGCTATTCATTCatcagaaaacacagaagaagatACAGCAAGAAGACAGCGTGCGTGTTACCTGCTCCAGCAAGACCTTCTCAAGAGAACCATTCAAGAATGCTTCCAGAAAACTTTGGGTCTGTAAAAAGTCAGCTCTCGTCATCCAGTAAGTTCATACCAGGAGTCCCCACCTGCTTTGAGATGAAACCTGAAGAAAACTCAGACGTTCATGAAATGAGAGTAAACCGTTCGATCATGAGGATAAAAAAGAGATCTCGAAGTGTTTTTTATAGACTAACCATATTGATATTGGTGTTTGCTGTTAGCTGGATGCCACTACACCTTTTCCATGTGGTAACTGATTTTAATGATAACCTTATTTCAAATAGGCATTTCAAGTTGGTGTATTGCATCTGCCATTTGTTAGGCATGATGTCTTGTTGTCTGAATCCTATTCTGTATGGATTTCTTAATAATGGGATCAAAGCTGATTTAATTTCCCTTATACAGTGTCTTCATATGTCATAA